The Petrotoga sibirica DSM 13575 genome includes a window with the following:
- the cysC gene encoding adenylyl-sulfate kinase, which yields MERKKSENVVWHAGKVKKEDRERFLGQKGVILWFTGLSGSGKSTIAHELEERLLKMGKLSYVLDGDNIRHGLNGDLGFSPEDREENIRRIGEVAKLFADLGIITMTAFISPYRKDRQRVRELVKDGEFIEIYVKCPIDELKNRDPKGMYEKAIKGEIKNFTGISAPYEEPENPELILNTDVESIEESVEKVIAYLRNKDII from the coding sequence GTGGAGAGAAAAAAGAGCGAGAATGTAGTATGGCATGCTGGGAAGGTAAAAAAAGAAGATAGAGAAAGATTTTTAGGACAAAAAGGAGTAATCCTTTGGTTTACGGGGTTATCTGGATCTGGAAAATCGACTATAGCACATGAATTGGAAGAAAGATTGTTGAAAATGGGAAAATTGTCGTATGTTTTAGACGGAGACAATATTAGACACGGTTTAAATGGTGATTTAGGATTCTCACCGGAAGATAGAGAAGAAAATATTAGAAGGATAGGAGAGGTTGCAAAGTTATTTGCAGATCTTGGGATAATTACCATGACTGCATTCATTTCTCCATACAGAAAAGATAGACAGAGGGTAAGAGAGCTAGTAAAAGACGGAGAATTTATTGAGATATACGTAAAATGTCCAATTGATGAATTAAAAAACAGGGATCCAAAAGGTATGTACGAAAAAGCGATAAAGGGAGAAATAAAAAATTTTACCGGGATTTCTGCTCCCTACGAAGAACCCGAAAATCCTGAGTTAATTTTAAACACTGATGTAGAAAGCATAGAAGAATCGGTTGAAAAGGTTATTGCATATTTGAGAAACAAAGATATCATTTGA